The Curtobacterium poinsettiae DNA segment TCGCCGCCGTGCCCGTCGTGTGGGCCGGCATGCTCCTGGTCGCCCTGTTCGCGGTGACGCTGCACTGGCTGCCGACGCAGGGCTTCCCGCTCGACGGCTGGTCGGAACCCGGGCGGGCGTTCGCGTCGCTCGTGCTGCCCGCGCTGACGATCGGTGCCGTCGAGGGTGCCGTGATCCTCCGGTTCACCCGGTCCGCCACGCTCTCCGTGCTCGATGCCGACCACCTGCGCACCGCCGCCGCCGTCGGGCTCACCCGCACGCAGGCGTTGCTCCGACACGGCCTGCCGAGCGTCGCCCTCACGGTGCTCGCCGTGCTCGGGGTGCAGATCGCCGGGCTGCTCGTCGGGGCCGTCGTCGTCGAGCAGCTGTTCTCCCTGCCCGGAGTGGGCCGGATGCTCGTGACCGACGTCGGCCGCCGCGACATCACGAAGGTGCAGTCGGAACTGCTCGTGCTCACCGGACTCGTGCTGCTCGTCGGGTTCGCCGTCGACGTCGTGCACCGCGCCCTCGATCCCCGACAGCGCGAGGTGCAGGGATGATCCGCCGCCTGGTGTCCCGGCCGACCGGGGTTTTCGCCGTCGTCGTGCTCGGACTGCTGCTCGTGCTCGCCGCCGTGTCGCTCGTCTGGACGCCGCAGGACCCGTTCCGCGCCGACCCGTTCCACCAGTGGGAGGGTCCGAGCGCCGCCCACTGGTTCGGTACCGACGCCGCCGGCCGCGA contains these protein-coding regions:
- a CDS encoding ABC transporter permease → MTRFLIGRVLLLVVGLLVASVIIFATLRVLPGDVAQVVAGTQSTPAQVEQLRQQLGLDRPVVVQYLDWIGGVFRGDLGRSLVTNGAVAPEIAQKLAITLPLAAMSLATALVIGVPLGVIAAVLRRRPGGAVIGFAAQAVAAVPVVWAGMLLVALFAVTLHWLPTQGFPLDGWSEPGRAFASLVLPALTIGAVEGAVILRFTRSATLSVLDADHLRTAAAVGLTRTQALLRHGLPSVALTVLAVLGVQIAGLLVGAVVVEQLFSLPGVGRMLVTDVGRRDITKVQSELLVLTGLVLLVGFAVDVVHRALDPRQREVQG